Genomic DNA from Leptolyngbya sp. 'hensonii':
CAGCAGCTCAATTGCACTGCGGGCTGGTCGTCGCGATGATCGGTTCTTCTTCGCCATAGTTTTGTTCGCAGTGACAGTGCTGATCTAAGAGGCCCAACAATAAATAGACTGAAACTTTCCGCCTAAGATCCCAATTTCAGGTGGATAGGCAGAATGATTCGGCATAAAGCCCTAAAAATACTATGTGTGTAAAGAATAATCTCTTCGGTGTGTCAAGCATATTAAGCCTAAATTTAAACTGTAAACGCCGCTGGATAAATCACCTGCCCCCGGTGTTCGGGCAGATAACCTGGTAGGGGATAAACCCGGTACACTTCCTCCGGGACTGGGAACGGGCACTCAATGCCATAGTCCAGGGCGGGTTCAAAGCCGCAACGCTGGTAAAAATGGGCATGGCCCAGGACGACCACCAGGGGTTCCTGGCGACGATCGGCTGCCTCCAGACCGACCCGTACCAGGGTACTGCCGATGCCCTGCCGCTGGTAATCTGGATGCACTGCCAGGGGAGCCAGGGCCAGCACAGGCACTCTGGAGATGCCGACCAGATCCACTTGGCTGAATAGAACGTGCCCCACGATCGCTCCCTCGCGCTCCGCCACCAGAGCCAGGTCTGGGAGATACCGATCGCTCTGCCGGATGAGATCGACCAACCGGGCCTCGTCGGTGCGTCCAAAGGCGGTGGTAAGCACTTCCGAGATTGCCGGATA
This window encodes:
- a CDS encoding N-acetyltransferase, encoding MIRAEQPDDYPAISEVLTTAFGRTDEARLVDLIRQSDRYLPDLALVAEREGAIVGHVLFSQVDLVGISRVPVLALAPLAVHPDYQRQGIGSTLVRVGLEAADRRQEPLVVVLGHAHFYQRCGFEPALDYGIECPFPVPEEVYRVYPLPGYLPEHRGQVIYPAAFTV